A region of the Romboutsia hominis genome:
ACTCTATCTATTATGTTATTTGCAACAGTAGATATATTAGTTCCGTATTGTAGTATAACATATAATTCTATAGCTATAGTGTTATCTTCTAATTCTTGTACTAAAACACCTTTTAATACGTTCTCACCTTTTAATAGTTCTACTATACCCTTAGTTTTATATGCTAAACCTACTAATCCATAACTTTCCATAGCAGCTCTGTATGCAATTTGTGCTATAACATGTTTATCTATTTCTATATTTCCATATTGATTACTTACTTTTACGCTCATGATTTACCCCCTTAGGTTCATATTTTTATTTGGAATAAATATTTTATTTATATTATTATAAAAATTTATATATCCTATAATACTATAAATATGATATAATTTAAACCTACGTAATTATTTTGTAATAGTAAATATTTTATTTTAAATATTTACTTTATACAAAATTATATATATAATTTTATATGATAACAAGACATTGTTCAATATTTGTTAAGCAAATATATATTTCTATTGCACGTTTTTAATATTTATGTTAATATAAATATGTTTTTAGTCTTTAAATAGTTATCATTTTAAGGAGGTGTACGTAAATGGCAAAGGTATGTAGCGTATGTGGTAAAGGAAAGGTTTCTGGAAACCAAGTATCACACTCAAATAGACATAACAGAAGAACATGGTCAGCTAACTTAAGAAGCGTTAGAGCTATAATAGATGGAACTCCTAAGAGAGTTAAAGTTTGTACTAGATGTTTACGTTCTGGAAAAATAGAAAGAGCTTAATTGTTCTTTAAAGCCTACTAATTAGTAGGCTTTTTTATTTCATATGTATTTTTATAATTTCATCTAATGATTATAGTAATTACATTAATTACTTTTTCTTGCTTCCCTTCATAAACTTTAATATAATTCCAGCTATCCATTTAGGCATTTTTATTGTTACCATTTTCATTTAACATTCCCCCAATAATATTATTTATTTGGCTTACTTATAAAGCATATTCAAGTATCAATAAAAAAATAGTAAAACTCCACATCCAATTAAAATAACTGCTGTAAGCAATGTCCAAATCCACCCCGGAAGCATCATAGATAAAAGTACTGCTCCTCCTGTTGACAAACATAACATTCCCAATAACACCTTAGAGCTATTTTTCATTAAAACACCTCCTTGAGTTATTTTACTATTTAAACTTATGTATATATTAAATTTATGCAAAATAGTCCATATTTAGACCTGTCCCACTTTTTATTAATAAATTTTTTCAAAATAAAAAGACGTATTTCAAAATACATCTTTTACAAAAGTTCTATCAATTTATCTATACTTTTTTTATCACACATATCTATTTGTTTATTAAAACTATCTAAAATCAACTTATCATCTTCTGTAAGATCTCTAAAATCTTTTTTATCTATATATACCTTTAATCCCTTCATAAGGATTTTGTCTTTTATACTTAATTCATTATAGAATATTGAACCTCTAAAATTAACTAAAGTTATATTACTTGCTATTTCATCACTAAAATTTTTATCTATTAGATTTTTTCTTAATTCTTCAGAAATTGACTCCATACCTACAGTAAATATTATTACTCTTTTATCTTTTATATTATGAAAGTTTTTCTCTATAAAACTTATTCCATTTATTTTGCTTGCATATATTCCTCCACCATATATTATAGTGTTATATTCTTTTAAATCCTTATTTCTAATATCACTAACTTCATATAAATCGGCATTTAGCCTCATTGCTATCCATCCAGAATATTTTTTAGTACTTCCATATTTAGATTTATATATAACCGCTACCTTATTATCCATAAAACCCCTCCAAAATTATAATTATTACTATATTTGACTTATGTGTTTTATAATCCTTTTATACAATTTAAATATTTTAAGTTTATATAGATTTATATTTTTTAGCTCATAAATAATATTAATTTAGTATTATTACACAAAAAAGATGACTTTCGTCATCTTTTATATATTTCTAATAGCAATTAAACTACCTTCATTTACTTTTACTCTACATTTATTTTCTAACATTACATTAGATATTCCTAATGGCAAATAAAACTTCATATCATATTCCTCTAAGGGATATTCAAAATTAGTAAGGGTAACTCCTTTTGCATCACCACTTAAAGGTATTACTGATACAGTATCTCCTATATTTCCTTTAATTTCTATTTCTTCATTTATAGCTATCTGTATTATCTCTTTTTCACTTATTATAGTAGGTATCATTCCTATACTTTTTACAAAGTACAATAAGTTTATATTTGCAATAGTATGATCTATTCTTCCTCCCAAAGCAAAATAAAAATCAATTTCCTTTACTTTAAGATTTTTAGCTAGATAAATACACAACTCCGTATCTGTTTCATTTTTTTTCGAAGGAAACCTTTCAAACTTTACATTTAGGTTCTTATAATAATTGACTATACTACTATCTACAGAATCTAAATCCCCTATTATATAATCTGGAACTATATCCATGTTGTAGATATGATTTGCTCCTCCATCTGCACATATTATATAGTCGTACTTATTTTTGGCTAATATTTCTTTAATATTATTGTAGTTCTCTGATTTTCCATTTAGTATAATGCAAGCTTTTTTCAATTTTTATACCTATAAACTAGCATTTTCTCTAAATAAATTTACTGTTTTTACTATATCATCACTATTAAATATTGCAGAACCCGCAACTATTATATTAGCCCCAGCCTTAACAACTTTATCTACATTGGTAGGCTTTATTCCTCCATCAACTTGTATGTCTATATTTAAATTTCTATCATCTATTAGTTTTTTTAATTCTTCTATTTTAGGTATCATACCCTCTATAAATGATTGCCCACCAAATCCTGGATTGACAGTCATTATAAGTACCATATCTACATCTTCTATTACATGTTTTATAGTTTCTATTGGTGTTGCTGGGTTTAGTGCAACTCCAGCTTTTACATTGTACGATTTTATATTTTGTATAGTTCTGTGTAAGTGTTTACATGCTTCTTGATGAACAACTATTAAATCACAACCTGCATCTACAAAATCCTTTATATAATTATCTGGATTTTCTATCATTAGATGTGCATCAAATACCATATTTACATCTTTTCTAAGGGACTTAACAAGACCTGGCCCTAAAGTTATATTTGGAACAAAATGTCCATCCATAACATCGATATGAAGGTATTCACATCCTGCACTTTCTACTTTTTTTACATCTTCTAATAGTCTTGCAAAATCTGCTGATAATATTGACGGTGCTAATTTAATCATTTTAATATCTCCTCTTCCCTTGTCTTATTTCATTTAATAATTGTATATAGCTATCATATCTTTTTTTAGATATTTTTCCTTCACTAACAGCTTCTTTAACTGCACAACTTGGTTCATTTTCATGTATACATCTAAAACCAAATCTACAGTCATCAAACTCATCAAATTCTATAAAATATTCTTTAAGTTCACTTTCTTCTATATCATCAAGAGTTAGAGAACTAAATCCAGGTGTATCTGCTACCATTCCTCCACACTCTAGTTTTAAAAGTTCTGCATGTCTTGTTGTATGCTTACCTCTTTTTATTTTATCACTTACTTCACCAGTTTGTAACTCAAAGTTTTTATCTATTTCATTTAATAGACTTGACTTACCTACCCCAGATGGACCTGCGAATACTACTACATTTCCATTTAATTCTTCTTTTATCTTATCTATATTTAATTTAGTTTTATTGCTAACTGGTATTACTTTATATCCACTTATTTCATATATATTTTTTAGCTCTTCTACTAAATCTCCATCTTCATCTAAATCTACTTTAGTTAAAACTATGACTATATCTAGGTTTTCCTTTTCAGCCAATACTATAAATCTATCTAATAACGATAAATTAGGCTTAGGATTTTTTATAGCAAATACTATAAGTGCTTTGTCTACGTTTGCTATAGGTGGTCTTATAAGTTCTGTATCTCTTTTGTCTATTTCCTCTATTACACCCTTTTTATCCTCTTCATCTACTATATTTATTTTTACTCTATCCCCAACTAAAGGTGTTATCTTTTGCTTTCTAAATATTCCTCTAGCTTTACATTCATATATCCCATTTTCAGTGTCTATGTAATAAAATCCCCCTATTCCTTTTACAATTTTTCCATCTAACATCTATTTCCTCCTCTAATTTTTCTAGCATAATTATTCTTTCCTATTTTTATATAATATCATAATAAGTTAACAATTAACCTATATTTATTTTTTATTACTTAAAATATCATTAATATTTATTAAAATAAAAGCCCAACTTATTAAGTTGGACTTTTTTGTTTAACTAATTTATTCTTGTGATTGTGTAGTATTTCCACTTCCTTCAGTACCAGTGTTATTTCCTCCACCTTGAGAAGGATTACTTCCTCCATTGTTTGAATTTTCTCCACTAGGTGAATTTCCACCTGTGTTTCCTCCAGTATTACCACCAGCATTATCCCCTGGTTTTTCTGGAGTAGTATTACCTGATTCCCCTGAGTTACCTTGACTATTTCCAGAATTATTTGAACCATTACCTGTCTCTGGTTTAGTGTTTTGATTTTCGTCTGGTGTAACTACTGGAGGAGTTTGTGTATTATCACTTTCCTCTTTTTTATTTTCTTCAGGTGGTGCTACTGGCTTAGGTCCCTTACTTACCACTACATCAACTGCTTCTCCATTCCCTGAAATAGATGTACCTGATTGAGGTGTCTGTCTAATTATATTTCCTTCTTTAAAGCTTTCGCTAAACTCTTGCTTAACATTGCCTAAAACTAAATTATTTTCTCTTAGTACACTCTCTGCTTCTATTAAGCTAAGTCCAACTACATTTGGAACCTGAGCTTGTTTTTTACCTTTACTTAAAACGATAGTTACAGAATCTCCTTCTTTTACTTGTTTTCCAGCTTCCGGCATTTGAGATATTACATGGTTAGCTTCTACATTTGTATCATATTCTTCTTTTATTGTTACATTTAAGCCTAAATCATCTAGCTTTCTTTGAGCTTCATCTAAGCTCATATTTTTAACATCAGGAGTAATCACTGTCTCCACTCCTGTTTGATTGCTATTTGATCCTAATAAATATTTGCCTGCTAGATAAACTTGAGCACCTAATATTATTATCAATATTACTGCTGCAACTACAAGTATTTTTTTCATTAAAGGGCTATCTTCTTTTACTTCTTTTTTTCTTCTATTTGAATTCTTAGATTTCTTTTTTTCATTTCTGTTTTGCTTAGGGTCTTCATACTCGTCTTCGTCTTCATAATCATCATATTCATCATCATATGCTTCTTCTTGATTATCATCAACATTAACCATAGAGTTTCTTAATTCCCTATCTTCTATCTTTTGAGTAGCATAGTTATCATATTCTTTTATAAAATCTAAATCTATATTCTTTTCTATGTACTCAATATCTTCTATCAATTCTTCTGCACTTTGATACCTATCAGCACTAGATTTTTCTGTTAGCTTTTTTATAATAGTTCTTACACTTTGAGGAATTCTAACTTTCTCCTCTTGAGTGAAATCTAAATTATCATTTATATGCTGAAGTGCTATTGATATAGGACTATCTCCCCTAAATGGTACCTTACCTATTAACATTTCATATAATACTATTCCTAAAGAATAAAGATCTGCATTACTAGTTACAAATTTACCTTTAGCTTGTTCTGGTGAAAAATAATGTACAGAACCTATTATACTTCCAATGTTTGTCATAGTAGAATTAGATACAGCCTTAGCTATACCAAAGTCTGCTACTTTAACTATTCTGCCTTCATTTGATATAAGTATATTGTGAGGTTTTATATCTCTATGAATAATACCTTTTCTATGTGCTGCACTAAGAGCCATAGCTATTTGTTTAGTTATATCAAGTGCAGTATATTCATCTAAAACACCTTCATTTTTTATTATTTCTTTTAAATTTTGCCCATCTATAAATTCCATTACTATGTAATGAACTTTTCCATCTTCTCCTACATCATATACATTTACTATATTAGGGTGCGATAAACTAGCTACAGCTTCTGCTTCTCTTTTAAATTTTCCTAAGAACTCCTCATCATCAACAAATTCAGGTCTTAAAACTTTTACAGCTACAGTTCTGTTTAAAAGTCTATCTTTAGCTTCATATACAAAAGCCATTCCTCCATCGCCAATTTTTCTAATAATTTCATATCTATTACCTAAAACAGTCTCTCCCACTTTATCACCATCCTATTTATCCTCTATTACTATAACAGATATATTGTCCCTTCCAGACATGCTGTTTGCTTTATTTATTAAATCATCACTTATCTCTTTGACTTCAATGTCTTTCATCATAATCTCTTCAATACTTTCATTATCAACAAATCCTGTTAAACCATCACTACATAAAAGAATTTTATCTCCTCTATCTATTTCATGCTTAAATATATCGACAATAACTATTTCTTCACTTCCCATAGCTCTTGTTATATGATTTCTTCTAGGATGATTTTTAGCTTCTTCCTCTGTTATGATGTTTGCCTTTATTAGCTCTTCAACTACAGAATGATCCATTGTAACTTTTTTAAATTCATTTTTACTTAATAAATAACATCTACTATCTCCAACATTAGCTACATATAACTTATTTTTATATAGTATAGCCGTTGTTAAAGTAGTCCCCATGCCTGAATATTCTTCACCACTTATAGACTTTTTATATATTATGGAGTTCACTTCATTATAAGCTTGTTTTATTATATCATCTATATAGTCTATTTTGATGTTATTATTTTGTAATAAGTTTTCCTTTAAGAAAAACATTATATTATCTACTGCTAGCTTACTTGCAACTTCTCCTTTTTTATGTCCACCCATTCCATCTGCTAGGGCAAATATGCCTATATCAGCAGAATCCGTTTTTATAATTTCACCCATACAATAATCTTCGTTATTTTTCCTAACTAGGCCTATGTCTGAGTCACAACTATAAATCATTAGACTTCCCCCCTAAAGCTACTTATGCTTTCTTCTTAATTGTCCACAAGCTCCACCAATATCAGAGCCCATAGATATTCTAACTGTAGCTGGTATATTATTTTTTTCTAATATATCTTTAAACTTGTATATATGAGACTTATCTGGACGTTTAAAGTCTCTTTCTTCTACATTGTTTATAGGTATTAAGTTAACATGACATAACATGCCCTTTAGTAACTTTATTAGTTCATTTGCTTCATTTGGCGAATCATTTACACCTTTTATAAGAGAGTACTCTAGGGTAACCCTTCTATTTGTCTTTTTTATATAATACTTGCAAGCATCTAGTATCTCCTTTATAGGATATGCATTTGCTATTGGCATAATTTCTTTTCTTTTTTCATCATATGGAGAGTGAAGTGATAAAGCAAGGTTTATAGGTATCTCTAAATCTGCAAGTTCTCTCATTTTTGGTGCTATACCACAAGTTGATAAAGTTATATGTCTATAACCTATATTTAAACCATTTTTATCATTTACTATTTCTAAAAACTTCTTAGTATTTTCAAAGTTATCTAGTGGTTCACCACTTCCCATTAAAACAAGATTTGATACTCTTTTACCTGTATCTTCTTGTATTTTTAGTATTTGATCTAAGATTTCCCAAGGCTCTAAATTTCTTAAAAGCCCATCTATAGTAGATGCACAAAACTTACATCCCATTCTACATCCTACTTGATTTGATATACAAACTGTAACTCTATCATCGTAATCCATCATTACAGTTTCTATTATATTACCATCGTTTAATAAAAATAAATACTTTTTAGTTTTATCAATCTTTGATTCTAATTTCAATTCGATTTCTATATTTCCTATATAGGATACTTCAGCTAATTTTTCTCTTAAACTTTTTGGAATATTATTCATATCATCAAAAGTCTTAGCACCCTTGTATATCCAAGAGTAAACTTGACTTCCTCTAAAAGCTTTTTCTCCTATAGTTTTCATAAACTCTTTTAGCTCTTCTTCTGTAAAGTTTTTTAATGCAACTTTATCTTGATTCATATTTTATCACTACCTTACTTTTCTTAATTTTGCTATAAAGAAACCATCCATTCCATGTATGTTAGGGTATATTTTTAAATATCCTTTATCTTGGTTATCTAAATCTACATTCACTTCATCTATAGGTACTAATTCAAAATCATTGTTAGTCTTTATAAACTCATTTATTATATTTATATTCTCAGTATCTTCTATAGTACAAGTACTATATACAAGTATTCCATCTTTCTTAACATACTTAGATGCATTTTCTAATATAGTTTTTTGTATTAAAGGTAAATCTTTTAGTTCTGCCTTTGTTTTATATTTTATTTCTGGTTTTCTTTTTATTATTCCAAGTCCTGAACATGGTACATCTGCCAATACATAGTCAAATTTATTTATACTTTTTTCATCTACTTTAGATGAGTCAAATTTTTCTACAACTACATTTTTAAGACCTAATCTATTTACTGTTGATGTTATAAGTTTTAATTTATGTTCAAATATATCTCTGGCCAAAACTTCTCCAGTATTATTCATAAGAGTCGCTAAATGAGTAGTTTTTCCACCTGGTGCACTACACATATCAAGTACTAATGAATTTTTTTTAGGATTAACTACTTTTCCAACTAACATTGAACTTATATCTTGAACTGTAAATAATCCTTCTTTAAACAATTCATTATTTTCTATATTTTTAAAGTTTTCCACTCTTATAGCTTCTTCTATAAGGTTTACTTTATAAGCTTTTACACCTATATTATTTAGCTTTTCTATAAGTTCACCTCTGTTAATTTTTAAAGTGTTAACTCTTAAGTATAAATTTGGCTTTTCATTATTAGAATCTAATAAATCTTTTGTGAATTCTTCTCCAAAGTTTTTAATCCAATTTTTTATCATCCATGGACTATAAGAGTATTTAGTAGATAAATACATTATGTTATCATCTATATCTACTTTTAAAATCTCTTCTTTTTTTCTTATTATATTTCTAAGTATTGCATTTACAAATCCTGATGATCTTTTATCATATTTTTTGACTAAATTTACGGTCTCATTAACAGCTGCATAATCAGATATACTATCTAAAAATGCTATCTGATATACACCTAATCTTAGCAATATTTTAACACAAGTTGACATCTTTTGTGTCTTTATCTTAGAAAGTTTATTTATTATATAATCTAAATAATATTGATTTTCTATTACACCATATATTAATTCTGTAGCAAGACCTCTATCTTGATTAGTCATTTCAATTTTCTTAAAATGTTTATTTATTGATGTATTAGAATAATTATTATTCTCCTCAATATCTAAAAGTACCTTATATGCTATTTCTCTTGCCTTCATGCTATTTCTCCTTAATTTAAACAGAAAAAGTCCTAGAAACCCTAGGACAATCTCCTTTAATCATTATCTCTGTTTGCTATTGCTAATAATCTAAGTAGTTGTAAAACTGAAGTTAATGCTGCAGCTACATAAGTTAATGCTGCTGCTGTAAGAACCTTTCTACTTTGATTAGATTCTCTTTTGTCTACTATTCCTAGATTATTAAGCTGAACTATAGCTCTACTTGATGCATTAAATTCAACTGGTAATGTTACTATTTGGAATAAGACTGATGCTGCAAATAGTATTATTCCTATTTCTAAAAATGGTCCCCTCATTATAAATCCTAAAGCAATTAATAACCAAGATATATTAGATGAAAAATTAACTATAGGAACTAAAGCACTTCTAAAATTAAGTGGTACATATCCTTTAGCATGCTGTATTGCATGGCCACATTCATGTGCCGCAACTGATATAGATGTTATCGATGTTCCATAATATATATCTTGTGATAATCTAACAGTATTACTTCTTGGATCATAATGGTCAGTTAAATGCCCTGTAACCATTTCTATAGATACGTTATTTAATCCATTAGAATTTAATATTGTTCTTGCTACTTGTTCTCCAGTATAACCTTTACTTGAATTCACTCTTAGATACTTACTAGTAGTACTACTTACTTTAAATTGAGCATAAATAGTAAAAAGTATCGCTGGAATTAATATCATAATTGTAGGGTCTAAACCATACCCATATCCATATGGATAAAACATATAAAACACTCCTATCTTAATTTAATATAGATTCTTATAAAGATAAGCTATATATTCTCTCTGTAAAAAATTTTATAGCTTCTTCAACTTCATTTATATCTATATTAGTATCTACACAAGGTCCATTAGGTCTTTTATTAAATACACCTAAAACGGGTACATGTCTCATATCTTGTACTCCAGCTGTTAAGTCCCTTTCACAAGCTACTGCTATAACAGCTTTTGGTCTGTTATCCATTATTATTTTTCTGGCTAGTGTTCCCCCTGTAGCTACAAATATATTTACATTTGTTTTTTCTTTTAATTTTACTAAATCTCCTATATTACACAAACCACAAGTTGCACAGTTTTCTATTTTGTTAGTAACTTTTAACTTACAGCTATTTCTTTGAACACAATGAGGTATTAATATTAATATTTCTTCTGGCTTTAAGTTATAACTATTACTATATATATATTTATTGTTTAATTTTATATATACCTTTCTTATTTCATTTTTGGGTATATTAACAAATTCTGCAATAATAGTTATTATAGGAAATAAAAATGATACAATTTTAAAGTTAACCTTCATTAAAGATGAGTCTACATCTTTATCCCTTATAATATTATTTGTAACTACTATAGAAAATATTATTACTATCGATGCTAATAATATTAGTATATCTGTTATTATAGCAAATACACCTGCTAAAGTAGATATAAAAAAGTTAACAAGTAAACCTATAGTCAAAAGAATTACTAATAATATACCTATGGCCGTCATATACTTTTTTGATTCTACCATTTTATTTACCTAGCCTAATATTTTTGAAGTATCTATACTGTTTCCCTTTATATATTCAGAAACTAAAACTCTTTTCTTTCCTGGCATTTGTATTTCTTCAAGTAATATTACTTTATCTAAAGTGCTTACTTTTATACCATCTTTATCAACGCTTAATATAGTTCCAGGTGCTTTTTGACTTTCCTCATTTAGCACTTTCGTCTTCCATACTTTCATAGTCTTTCCATCATAAGTTGTATATGCACTTGGCCATGGATTAACCCCTCTTACAAGGTTATGTATATCTTTTGCACTTTTATTAAAATCTATATTTCCTAAAGACTTATCCATCATAGGTGCATAACTAAACTCATCATGATTTTGCTTAGTTCTTGGTGCACACCCTTTTTCAATTAAGTCTAAAGTTTCTTTTAGAGTTTCTGCTCCAACAACCATCATCTTATCATGAAGCTCTCCTGCTGTTATTTCATTATCTAATGCAAACTCTTTTTGTAGTATCATATCTCCAGTATCTAGACCTTCATCCATATACATAGTAGTAACTCCTGTTTTTTCTTCACCATTTATTATTACCCAGTTTATAGGTGCCGCTCCTCTATATTTTGGAAGTAAAGAAACATGGACATTTATACAACCAAACTTAGGAATATCTAATATAGATTTAGGAAGTATTTGTCCATAAGCTACAACTACTATTACATCTGGATTTAATTCCTTTAATACATTTGCAAACTCTTCATCTCTTGCCTTTAATGGTTGATATACTGGTATATCATATTTAAGTGCAAGCTCTTTAACAGGAGGCATTCCAAGCTTTTTACCTCTATTTTGAGGTTTATCTGGTTGAGTTATCACACCTATTACTTCATGTTTTTCATCTATTATTTTTTGTAAACACCCAAGAGCAATCTCAGGTGTACCCATAAATACTATCCTCATTTAATCATCTCCTACTACTTTTGTACTTTGTCTACAAATAATACACCATCTAAATGGTCTATTTCATGGCAAAATGCTCTTGCTAAAAATTCTTCAGCCTTTATTTCAACATATTGACCTTGTCTATTAAATGCTCTTACTGTTACATAATATGGTCT
Encoded here:
- a CDS encoding Asp23/Gls24 family envelope stress response protein produces the protein MSVKVSNQYGNIEIDKHVIAQIAYRAAMESYGLVGLAYKTKGIVELLKGENVLKGVLVQELEDNTIAIELYVILQYGTNISTVANNIIDRVKYTVENTTAIKVSKIDINVQGIRVK
- the rpmB gene encoding 50S ribosomal protein L28 → MAKVCSVCGKGKVSGNQVSHSNRHNRRTWSANLRSVRAIIDGTPKRVKVCTRCLRSGKIERA
- a CDS encoding 2-oxoglutarate translocator, coding for MKNSSKVLLGMLCLSTGGAVLLSMMLPGWIWTLLTAVILIGCGVLLFFY
- a CDS encoding flavodoxin domain-containing protein: MDNKVAVIYKSKYGSTKKYSGWIAMRLNADLYEVSDIRNKDLKEYNTIIYGGGIYASKINGISFIEKNFHNIKDKRVIIFTVGMESISEELRKNLIDKNFSDEIASNITLVNFRGSIFYNELSIKDKILMKGLKVYIDKKDFRDLTEDDKLILDSFNKQIDMCDKKSIDKLIELL
- a CDS encoding thiamine diphosphokinase; translated protein: MKKACIILNGKSENYNNIKEILAKNKYDYIICADGGANHIYNMDIVPDYIIGDLDSVDSSIVNYYKNLNVKFERFPSKKNETDTELCIYLAKNLKVKEIDFYFALGGRIDHTIANINLLYFVKSIGMIPTIISEKEIIQIAINEEIEIKGNIGDTVSVIPLSGDAKGVTLTNFEYPLEEYDMKFYLPLGISNVMLENKCRVKVNEGSLIAIRNI
- the rpe gene encoding ribulose-phosphate 3-epimerase gives rise to the protein MIKLAPSILSADFARLLEDVKKVESAGCEYLHIDVMDGHFVPNITLGPGLVKSLRKDVNMVFDAHLMIENPDNYIKDFVDAGCDLIVVHQEACKHLHRTIQNIKSYNVKAGVALNPATPIETIKHVIEDVDMVLIMTVNPGFGGQSFIEGMIPKIEELKKLIDDRNLNIDIQVDGGIKPTNVDKVVKAGANIIVAGSAIFNSDDIVKTVNLFRENASL
- the rsgA gene encoding ribosome small subunit-dependent GTPase A; translation: MLDGKIVKGIGGFYYIDTENGIYECKARGIFRKQKITPLVGDRVKINIVDEEDKKGVIEEIDKRDTELIRPPIANVDKALIVFAIKNPKPNLSLLDRFIVLAEKENLDIVIVLTKVDLDEDGDLVEELKNIYEISGYKVIPVSNKTKLNIDKIKEELNGNVVVFAGPSGVGKSSLLNEIDKNFELQTGEVSDKIKRGKHTTRHAELLKLECGGMVADTPGFSSLTLDDIEESELKEYFIEFDEFDDCRFGFRCIHENEPSCAVKEAVSEGKISKKRYDSYIQLLNEIRQGKRRY
- the pknB gene encoding Stk1 family PASTA domain-containing Ser/Thr kinase, which gives rise to MGETVLGNRYEIIRKIGDGGMAFVYEAKDRLLNRTVAVKVLRPEFVDDEEFLGKFKREAEAVASLSHPNIVNVYDVGEDGKVHYIVMEFIDGQNLKEIIKNEGVLDEYTALDITKQIAMALSAAHRKGIIHRDIKPHNILISNEGRIVKVADFGIAKAVSNSTMTNIGSIIGSVHYFSPEQAKGKFVTSNADLYSLGIVLYEMLIGKVPFRGDSPISIALQHINDNLDFTQEEKVRIPQSVRTIIKKLTEKSSADRYQSAEELIEDIEYIEKNIDLDFIKEYDNYATQKIEDRELRNSMVNVDDNQEEAYDDEYDDYEDEDEYEDPKQNRNEKKKSKNSNRRKKEVKEDSPLMKKILVVAAVILIIILGAQVYLAGKYLLGSNSNQTGVETVITPDVKNMSLDEAQRKLDDLGLNVTIKEEYDTNVEANHVISQMPEAGKQVKEGDSVTIVLSKGKKQAQVPNVVGLSLIEAESVLRENNLVLGNVKQEFSESFKEGNIIRQTPQSGTSISGNGEAVDVVVSKGPKPVAPPEENKKEESDNTQTPPVVTPDENQNTKPETGNGSNNSGNSQGNSGESGNTTPEKPGDNAGGNTGGNTGGNSPSGENSNNGGSNPSQGGGNNTGTEGSGNTTQSQE
- a CDS encoding Stp1/IreP family PP2C-type Ser/Thr phosphatase, which produces MIYSCDSDIGLVRKNNEDYCMGEIIKTDSADIGIFALADGMGGHKKGEVASKLAVDNIMFFLKENLLQNNNIKIDYIDDIIKQAYNEVNSIIYKKSISGEEYSGMGTTLTTAILYKNKLYVANVGDSRCYLLSKNEFKKVTMDHSVVEELIKANIITEEEAKNHPRRNHITRAMGSEEIVIVDIFKHEIDRGDKILLCSDGLTGFVDNESIEEIMMKDIEVKEISDDLINKANSMSGRDNISVIVIEDK
- the rlmN gene encoding 23S rRNA (adenine(2503)-C(2))-methyltransferase RlmN translates to MNQDKVALKNFTEEELKEFMKTIGEKAFRGSQVYSWIYKGAKTFDDMNNIPKSLREKLAEVSYIGNIEIELKLESKIDKTKKYLFLLNDGNIIETVMMDYDDRVTVCISNQVGCRMGCKFCASTIDGLLRNLEPWEILDQILKIQEDTGKRVSNLVLMGSGEPLDNFENTKKFLEIVNDKNGLNIGYRHITLSTCGIAPKMRELADLEIPINLALSLHSPYDEKRKEIMPIANAYPIKEILDACKYYIKKTNRRVTLEYSLIKGVNDSPNEANELIKLLKGMLCHVNLIPINNVEERDFKRPDKSHIYKFKDILEKNNIPATVRISMGSDIGGACGQLRRKHK
- the rsmB gene encoding 16S rRNA (cytosine(967)-C(5))-methyltransferase RsmB → MKAREIAYKVLLDIEENNNYSNTSINKHFKKIEMTNQDRGLATELIYGVIENQYYLDYIINKLSKIKTQKMSTCVKILLRLGVYQIAFLDSISDYAAVNETVNLVKKYDKRSSGFVNAILRNIIRKKEEILKVDIDDNIMYLSTKYSYSPWMIKNWIKNFGEEFTKDLLDSNNEKPNLYLRVNTLKINRGELIEKLNNIGVKAYKVNLIEEAIRVENFKNIENNELFKEGLFTVQDISSMLVGKVVNPKKNSLVLDMCSAPGGKTTHLATLMNNTGEVLARDIFEHKLKLITSTVNRLGLKNVVVEKFDSSKVDEKSINKFDYVLADVPCSGLGIIKRKPEIKYKTKAELKDLPLIQKTILENASKYVKKDGILVYSTCTIEDTENINIINEFIKTNNDFELVPIDEVNVDLDNQDKGYLKIYPNIHGMDGFFIAKLRKVR
- a CDS encoding zinc metallopeptidase — encoded protein: MFYPYGYGYGLDPTIMILIPAILFTIYAQFKVSSTTSKYLRVNSSKGYTGEQVARTILNSNGLNNVSIEMVTGHLTDHYDPRSNTVRLSQDIYYGTSITSISVAAHECGHAIQHAKGYVPLNFRSALVPIVNFSSNISWLLIALGFIMRGPFLEIGIILFAASVLFQIVTLPVEFNASSRAIVQLNNLGIVDKRESNQSRKVLTAAALTYVAAALTSVLQLLRLLAIANRDND